The Muntiacus reevesi chromosome 5, mMunRee1.1, whole genome shotgun sequence genome segment ATGTCACCTCCACTTAGAGGCCCCCAGGGTTACGCCCATCCTGACTATAACACCAGAGGTTAGTTCTGCTTGGTTTTGAGgttctataaatggaatcacagtaTCTGGAGTAAACTGCACTGAATGTCAGTCTAGGAGGACACTGTCATTAGTCCTGGGTGAATTTGATCTAGGGATTTGATCAAGGGATCCAGGGATCTAGGATTTGATCAAGACTCTGCAAAAggaggactttcctggcagtccagtggctaagactcctcactcccaatgcaggaagtctgggttggatccctggtccaggaactagatcccacatgctgcaattaagagttaGCATGTCACAatgaaggtcccacatgccacaactaagacccagtgcagctaaataagtgaatattttttaaaaactgcaaaaagTATTATGAGTGCAACCACTCAATGTGATTGTTAAAGTAGTCACTCAAAAGGGTGGcttggggcttcactggtggttcagtgattaagactccgccttgcaatgcaggggacactagcttgatccctgatctgggaagatcccacatgccacagggcaactaagcccatgggccacaactactgaagaacCATGAAGAACCATGctcttagagcctgtgctccacaacaagagaagccaactcaatgagaagcccgagcactacaactagaaagtagcccctgctcactgcaactagagaaagcccttgcacagcaatgaaaagccagcatggccaaaaagaaatatgtaaataaatatttaaaaaataataaaattaaaaaaataaaaagtggctTGGCAGTTCTGGATTAATACAGCAATTGTGCACACACACTCTTAAGTTTCCTCCTTCCCCAAACTCACTAAAACTAGTAAAGGGACCAAAACAATGAGGGGGGATGTCCTCTCCAGGTTGACAGTAGGAAAGAATAACAGCAAAATTTGGAAGCTGGAGAGCAGTAGATAAGTGTCCACTAATTCAGCAGACCTGAGAAGCTGAGGTCCCACCAGTTCCCACCACAGAATCCTCGGGGGGCTCAGGAACAGGCAGCCCCGTTGCCTCTGCAACTCAGGGGGTGGGACTGAAATAGGACAGTGAAGGTTAAGGTCCCTACCTCTGAATAGCTGCATCTCCCCAACCCTGAATTCTGAAAGGTTAGTCTCTGGGAGCATATGACACATGGGTGAGAACTactgaaaatcagaaaattaggTGTGCAGACAAATGATCCACATGGTGACCTTCCAGGAAGGAAACTGGGCAAAGATCTAAAACTGATATGGgggtattaaaaaaattaatcatggggcttccttggtggctcagtggtaaagaatcctcctgccaatgcaggagacatgggttcgattcctggtctgagaagattccacatgctgcagagcagttaAGCCTGTTCTCCACAACCACTGAGCTTGTGTTCTAGAGGCCAGGAGGtgaaactactgagcccctgtTCTACAACAGTGGACGCctcctcaatgagaagcctgctcatggcaactagagagcagcccttgcTCTCTGccaccagagaaaagcctgagcagccacgaagacccagaacagctaaaagtaggaaaaaaaaaaaaaggcaaagcaaaAAACCCCACCCACCCAGATGCCTCACATGACCCACATGCTCAGAGCTTGAACTTGCTCTCCCCGACCTCACTCCTAACATGAAGAGGCAATCAAAGATTTCCTGACATCTGAGAAAAGCCTTTAACATGGAAGGTagaaactgaaacaaacaaaaagtaactTGGAGGAAACAgccttcagagagaaggaaacttaaaaaaaaaaaaagaagcaaaaaaatctATCAGCTCCCAAAGGGGTTAGATGTCATGTCCATGAAACAACTGAATGCTATGTAACTAGAGCAGTCAGGGTACCAAAAACACCTCTTTGGAAGTAAAAGCcaatttataacatttaaaagagCTCTTGGGGACTACCCTGGCTGTTCAGTGGCTTAGATTCTATGCTCTCAATGccaggagcatgggttcaatccctggtctgggaactagatcccacatgccacaactaagagttcaagtgccacaactaaagatcacaCATGCAGTAATGAAgatctaagatcccatgtgctgcaactaagacctggtgcagccaaataaataaatatatttttaaaaataaaagagctctTGGAAATTTTCCTCAATAATGAACTAAATACACAAGTTGGAAGATAAATGAAGAAATCTCCCAGAAAGTATGGCAGATAAATGAACAGATAGAAAAAAAGGACTGAAAAGGGAAGGTAAATCAGAGGACCAGTCACAGAAGTCCAGTATTCAATAAGAATTTCAGAAAGTGGagaaaaaagtggagaaaatgagTTAACCAGTTCAAAAAGAAATATGCCCAGATAAGGACACATATTTCCAGATTGAAGGGACCCACTGGTACCCAATGGATAAAActtttgctattgtttagttgctaagtcacattctattctttgcaaccccatgaactatagctagACCTGCACCAATATGAAATTTTATAACACTGGGAGCagagaagattccacaagcttcTAAAGAGAATAAGTAGGTCACATTACAAGGAATAGGAATTGCAATGCTTTCAAACTTCTCAAAGACAACCCTGGAAGCCAGAAGACAGTAGAGCTGTGCCTTTAAAGGAAATAATTCCCAATCTAGAATTTCCatctagaattctatacccagcaaAACTATCAGTCAGTCAAGCACGAAGGCAGAATAAAGACTATAGGaacttccctgaaggtccagtggttgagactccagggttccaatgcaggggacaagggttcaatccctggttgggaataaGATCCCTCATGTCTTGCAGTATGacgaaaagataaaaagaaagaaagaaagatacatcAGACTTGTGCTGTTCAAAACATGTCTGTTCCATCCTCTCAAGATGCTGTTTGGAGGATAGGCTCCACCAAATCATGAACAAGGAACATGTGGCATATTGGAATCAGGAAATCTCACTTTGGGGCAAGGCAAATGGAGTCCCCTGGAGGGTGTTAGAAGGAGAACCCAGGCTGACCACGGTGTACCAGTGCTACAGGGCAACCACCGTGGGGCTTGTGACCTGAGAGGCAGGCACATTGATGACTTGCCACCAAGAAACCCTCTGCCCCCATAACACTTCCAGTGCCCAAGGATGGTGCTGAGAGCCTGGTCCAGGTCCCTGTCTAGACTTGGCTTAATCATGGGCTGGGGAAGTTCTCTCTCCTCTGTGTCCTGCTGCCTGAATCAGCTGAAGATCCTCATTTCACCTCCAAAGTGTAAAGAGGTGGGTGATTGTGTGCCTAGAAGCAGAAACTCAGAGCAGCCCACACATTCTGTGTTTCAGCAGAGGTCCAGCACCTGACCTGCCCAGATCATGACCTGGCCCACTTCCCTGATAGGGGCTCTTTCAAAGATGTGGCACTTTCTCTATCCACATCCAGAAGTATCTTGGTTCCCCCAGAATACCTCCAGTCTCACCTGGGCTCCAGTCGCTCCTTCACCTTGGCAATGGAGCGGACGTAGGGTGTGATTTGCTTGGTGATGGTGGTCAGGTAGGCATTCTCCTGCTTCAgctggagaaggtcatggagcTGGGCTGTGGGGGCCCAGGCCAGAGCATGAGGTCTTGTTGGCTTCAGATCCTCACTCTCCAGCCTCAATTCATGTAAATATCCCAACTATTTGAGTGATTACCTCTAATTAAAGCATGAGGTAAGATTCCTAAAGTCATCCTACTTACTGAATTCTGACCTCAGATATATTTTTGGGGGGTCAGTTAGCAGCTGTGAGTCAAGAACTAAGggggggacttcctggtggtccagtggctagactccacactcccaatgcagaggatccgggttccatccctggtcagggaactagatcctccataccacaactaagacccagcacagccaaataaataagaagagTTTGGGAGTTTGAATCTGGTTATCAGGTAACTGGCTTCCTGCCCCTGAAAGCATGTGGAGGGGGAACACTCAGAAGCAGCTGCCTGGGACCTTCATATATCTCCTGTTCGTTAGCCACCCGCTGGTAGGAGTCCtcccaaatctgaaagagaaagtAAGCTGGATATTGCACATGGCCGAATTGGAAGTTCCATTGTTGGCATTTCTGTCCTCTAGCTGCTCAGAACCACAGGGTGCTCCCAGGCAGTTCCCATGGTTCCAGTGTGCTCCCAGGAAGTTTCTGGGTTCCAGgcagcagagacccaggttccagaGCCTGTGAGGGCCTCCTGGGGCACCAGGCTGAGGTCCCCCCCACTTCCTATCTGGGGGTAGCCCACCGACACGCTGACAGGTGGGGCTGCAGGGGAGGGAGGTGCCTCGGGAAGGGCTACCTCTTGGAAGACTGCTCTCAGGCCCTCCACGGAAGCATACTCCGAGGCGATCTGGGCATCCACCTGCAGGGCCTTGTGTAAGATGTCACCCATGATCTCGGCTTTGATGAGAGAATGGTGCTTGGTGAGGTCCCGGTGCAGCTCCTGTACCTGGTCCTTCAGGTTCTGCATCTCTGCCTGCAggcgctgggggaggggagagaccgGTGTGTGCCCGTGTGCCCTGCAGGCTGGGTGCACTGTGGGGGCCTCGGTGGAGGGGCGCCTGGCAGCCCTGGTGGCCCGATGAGGTTTGGCCACTGCACTTTGGTGAGAAGGGGTGGGGCCTTTCCTCACTGGCGCATCCCAGCCTCCTCACCCCGGCCTCCTCACCCGGTAAGAGTCCTCGTAGTGGCGGCAGTGCTCTGTGAAGGGTGAGTCCTCGCCCTCCGCCAGCAGCACCTTGGTGCTGATGGACCGGTGCAGTGTGGGCTTTTGGACCGGTGACCCCAACATCTTCCCCATTGGGGAAGGGCAGCCGGGCCCCCTCAGCACCTTGGGGCCCGGGCCCCCTGCGAGCCTGGGGAGAGAACTCGTGTGGATGTGGCTGTGGGGGTCCAGAGAGtcttcccttcccccagcctctcACCCCAGGCGGCACACCGGAACCACACAGGGGCCCAAAATAAACCTGATGCCAGGCTTTGCCCACCCAAGACCCATGACATCAgcagggtatttttaaaaatcctgaggGTGATGCCAGTGTGCAGAAGAGTCCATCAGGATGTTCTCAGGGCTGGTCCCCAGCACACCGTAAGTGCACACGCAGATACTGGACCTTGAAAATTTGGCCTGATACCCAGTCTCCCGTGCTTGGGGTCCTGGGACCCTAGGCAGACACCCCCAGCTTAGGCATTTCTCCTAACTCCTAGGGATCTTCAGCTCTTCAGACTGCCCCCCCATTCCCGGAAGTCAGACCCCCTGCAGCTTCTGGTGACCGAGACCCCACTGTAAGCTACCCTTCCTTTCAGGGCTTAGACACCCCAATCCAGATGCACAACTGCGGTTGGGGGCAGCCCCTGAGTCCTCCTGTTTACCCCTGACCCGGCTCCAAGCCGTCTACCGTGGGCTTCCGACCAGGATGGCTGCTTTCAGGCTGGGCAGGCTTCCGCGTGGAGGTCGGAGGTGCTCAGACGCGGCGCCCGGAGCTCGGTGAGCTGGGaaaacctgcccccaccccaatgGGAATCTTGTGCCCGCCTCCCCGTTCCCGGTCCCAGCGCCCTCGCGGCTCACGTGCTGGTGCCACCCCCGGCACCCGCCGCCCGGCGTGGCCCCAGCAGCAGTAGCGGCTCCAGGCAGCGCGCGAACTCGGCGCGGTGGTCGCTGGCGATCTGGGTGGTGGGAAGAGGTCGTGAGGTAGGTCCCTACCCTGCGGGCCTGCGCCCCCGCCCGCGGCCCACCCGACGCCCCGGTCTCCCCCGCCCACTCTGCGTTCCAggcccgcgcccccgcccccggctcACCCCAAGCCCCCACGCACCTTGCTGCTCTGTGCCGGTCGCAGGCGATGTGGCCGCGTGACGATGCCCTGCAATCTCTCCATCAGCTCCTGCGGCCGGGGGAGCGGGGAAGGGGAGGGCTCTCAGGTGGGTGGGtgcgggcgggggaggggggtgacACTGAGGGGAGGGGTCCGGAGGGCGAGTCTGCCTTTAGGACGGTTACCTGCCTTCCGATCCTCCCTGGGGTTGGCCCGatgtccaccccaccccccgcccccacccccgccccccaaatcGACAGGAAAGGCTGGGATGTCTGGACTTCAGTACTCTGCGTTTTAGGGGAGGAGGCTTATGCTCCTTtcaggctctgctgtcctcttatttatttattggctacaCTGGCGGCTttgggggatcttagctcccccgtCAGGGACTGACCcttgcagagtcctaaccaatggagaccaccagggaattccctgctgtCCTTTTAAAAGGGCTCCGCTGGCCCCCAAGTAGTTTGTAGATGGCAATGTGGAGGAGGTGGCCAACCTCCAGCCCTGAGGTGGGGGTCTCAGACGTGCACAGTGGGCTCCTGCTGGGAGGGGGGGGGACCCAGGAGCTGGGGGCACTCACGTAGCCCAGGTCCAGGAACTCGGCCTTGTTGGCCAAGCTGAGGAAGGAAGAGCAGATGACCAGGTGAACCTGCAAGAGGGACGCTGCTCAGTGCCTGGGTGGGGTGCCTGGCCCCATGCCCCCAGCTCCCCTTACCTGCAGGGTGGGCAGCAGAGTGGCCAGATGGGAGAGCTGCTCCTTGAAGGCCTTGTCCTTCTCTTCAtactggctgggggaggggcaggcagccTCATCTCCAAGGGGAGGgctgcccacccccacctggGCGGGGCCTCGGAACTGGGTGGTTCCATCTCCCCACCAGCTTTGTGcatccttccctgtctccccTTCCCCAAGCCACCCTGCTTTCCCCCGCCGGGGTGGACACCTGGATGTTTTGCTCTTAGGGTGGGAAGGGACTGGTCTAGGCTCCAGCTGGTGTCTGGAGGTCAAGGGGCAGAGGGTGGAGACCCTGCCACCACTCACCTCTGCACGGCCTGAAGCAGCAGCGCTTTCCTCTCTAACAGTTTGTCCTGGGAGGGACAGTCCACTAACTGACTGGGCAGACTcggccctgccccctcccagcaCTCTCCCAGGCTCCTGGGCCCCAGCCACACAGTTGCTTAGGCTGGCTCTCACTCCAGCCCACGAGCTCTGCTACCCCTGCCTGGGAGCACGGGCAGCCTCACCTTCAATGTCACCTCCTACATGAAGTCTTCCCTGACCACCTCCCATCTCCAGCCCTTGCTCCTCCTCTGAATTTTCCCGGCTACTAACTAACTCCTGAAAGTAGTTCAGTGCTTGCTATACTGGAATCTCTAGGAGGGCTGGGGCAGGCCTGGGCCCAGTCAGGTCATGCTGACAAGGATTCTGGACTGTGGCTGTTCAGTCCCCCCTACGCCTCACCTGCATGCTGCTGAAGAGGGCCTGGATGGCGGCCTCCTCCTCTGCCGCGCTGCGTCGCACCTCCTCCACCATCGCCTGCAGCAGCTCGATGGCCTCTCGCGTGGCGGTCTGCAGGGCCTTCACCTCCTGGGGACAGGGCGGCCTCAGCCTCCTGGGGACTCGCGTTCCCAACCCCGACCCCGGCGCGCCCGGCAGCCCGCGCTCACCAGCACCGCCTGCTGCAGCCGCTCGCAGCCCTGGACGTAAGCTGACTCGAGGTCCACACAGTGGACGCGGCTCTCCCTGCAAGGACCCCGCGCGTGAGCCCCGCTCCGGGACGCTCGCCAGCCCCTCACCTCCTGAGCCCTCTACCCACCCCTGCATGTCCCGGAAGCAGCGGATGCACAGCAGCGACTTCTTGTCGGTGGAGAACAGGACATAGGGCTCGGCGTGCAGCGCTGCGGCGGGGCGGCGGTGAGGGCGCCGGGCAGCGCCCGCCCCCATCCCCGCCCGGCGCCGGCCCCGTCCCCGCACGCCGCACTCACTGCACTTCTGGAGCACGTCGCGGCTGCGCTGGCCCAAGGCCACGATGTCGTGGCGCGCGAACATGCGTGCCCGGTGCGTCTCGTCGCGGCAGCGCGCGCACAGCGGCTGCCCGCAAGTGTTGCAGAAGTATGTGGTCTCCGCGTCCTGCGGACAGAGCTCGGGCTCAGTCCGCCAGTGAACTGGAAGCCTGTCTTTGCGCGTCTGCGAATCTCCGGCAGGGGGCAGGGCCGCCGGCAGCCCTCTCGTGTAAACCCGACGCGCAGTGCTCTGTATCCCCAGTTTACAGACGAGAGAATATCGAGACTGAGAGAGTAGGTAAGGGGGAGGTACCCATAACGGGCTTGAGGAGGGGGTTCCCCAGGGTTGTGGGGAGGGCAGATACTGTATTTGCAAAACATCTAACCTACAACAGAAACGTATATGTGCCCGTGGGCAAGACCTGTCAAGCCCCTCTTGGCACCCTCAAGAGGAGTCACATAACTGTGTTCACCCCAGCCATTTGGAGTTGGAACTTGACTGGGAGGGGGAAAGGGGCGAAGGTCTGCAGGTGCCCCTCCCTGTGGCTGAGAGTCCAAGGCATGGATCCCAGGGATGGCTTTGAAAACACAGACCCCCAATTTCTTCGGCATTCAAGGCCATTTTCTCCCCAGGCTCTCCCTATGTCTGGCCCCTCACCTACTGCTCCTTATCTCCATACTTCCAGGTAGCACATATTCTAGAACTTGCCAGCACACTCTGACCTTTTGCTTCTGTAGAGACATCCTCCTGGGAATCCTCAGACCAGCTTCCGCAGTCCAGAGAGAGTCCTCTGTGCACGTCTCAGTCCAGCCTGAAGCCTGGCCTCTGCTCCCAGGTCCTTCAGGATGGCCTCTCCCCAGTGAGACAGTGTGCTCACATCCCCTGTCCTCTCTGGCTGCAGATAGCAGCTCGCCGCTACCCAGGTAGCAGTGGACCCTCGAGGGACTCCAGGTCTGTGTACTGGATGGCTCTTCCTGTTCCATTTCACAACTCTGCCCTGAGTTGGGGGCCAGTAAACTCCCCCCAAATCCAAATGGCTTTAACCCCTGCACCTAACACACTGTTGGTTCAAGTGAGCTGTTTTGGACTTCGGTCCCCACACCAGTAAAATGGGGCCCCTGTTCTGGCTATGAGGTGCCTGAGAGGGGCTGGAGAGCCCACTGTTGGTGATCCTCTGAGGATATGGCATCAGGACAGTGCAGCCTGGTGCCCTCCGCTCCCCACCGTACCCCAGGTGCCCCTGCCTGCTTGCCGCACTCCAGGTCGCAGTTGGCGCAGCGCACCACCTCGGTGCCATCCCCTGAGCTGTCCACCAGGAACTGCAACAGCCGATCCACTGGAGGGAGCCCGCTGGGGCCCTTCACCACCGTCTGGTGCCTGTGGAGAAGCTTCAGCCAAGCTCCAGATGCCCCTTCCCCGAGGCTCCCTACCCACTTCCTACTGCGAACATTCCAGGCGGAACTAAAAATAGGGTGGGAGGCGGGGTGCCTGCAGGCCTGacatctataaatatttcagtcAGTGCTCACTCTGACCCAGTCCCTTCCCAGTCCTGGAGGGATCCTGGGAGGGGGTTGGCGACTCAGGGTGTCAAAGGCAGAAGCCTCCCCTCAAGCCCCTCTCACCACATTAGGCAAATTCAGGGCCACCCCAGGTATCCTGAGTTTCCCGGTAGCCCAGCagctaaagaatccacttgcaatgcaggggacaaaggagacttgggttcaatccctgggtcgtgaaaaCCCcctagaaatggcaacccactctagtattgttgcctggagaatcccatggacagaggaggagcctggagggctacagtccgtggggtcacaaagactcagacactgagcaactgagcacacacgcacaggtAACTTGAGCCAACATAACTTGCTACTTTGACCTAAGACTTAAGGACCCCTAAGTGAGTCATTGGGAGTGTCCAGATGCGGAGCTGCGATCGCCTACTCCAGCAGCATCTAATTCCACGTCTCAGGCACTCTAGCCTGCCCTTGCCCCCTGACTTATCTTGAGAGGCCTTGGGTCATAATCCCAGGTCTCAGTTAccttgatctgtaaaatgggcaggaGCCTTCACAATCTCTGGCAGAGAGGCACCAGCTCGGTGCAGTCTCTCACAGCCTTCTTCCTGAAGAGTCTTGCCCTCCCTCCCAGCACCCAGAtcccttcccagaggggcttccAGGCACTCACTGGCACAGAGGGCAGGCGAGGCGGCCATCGGCAGCACGGCCACGCAGGCAGCCCGCGCAGAACTCGTGAAAGCAGTCCAGCAGGCACGGGCGCTCATACTGCACGTGGCACAGCGGGCACACGAGGGGGTGGCCGCTTGTCCCATCCAGGGCGCCCGGCCCCTCCAGAGGCGTGAAGATAGCTCCGGACATCTTCAGGGACAGCGCAGGAGGGCGGCGGGGCGCCCTTGTTTTGGGGGGGAGCTCTCACCGTGCCCGCGCCCGCATCCGCAGCCCCCCTTCCCCTGTGCGGGTCCCCCTTACCTGTCCGGCCCGGACCCTTCGCGGCGTCTAGAGATCGTGGAGCGGGGGAGCAGCTAGGGCTCGGGGCTGGGGGCTAGCGCGCCGGGGCGGGGAGGATGGGCAGGACGCCCCCAGAGAGGCCAGACCCTGTGCGTCCTCCCACGTCTCCAAGGCGGCCCTGGAAGGTCAGTCAATGCCTCCTACCCAACGCCCAGCCTCCCTCtttatcccccccccccaacctccccTTACTCCCACCTCAGGAATTCTCCCGCCGGTGTCCTCTGGGTGACCCTCTGGCGGCACCccttccgcccccccccccgtgCTCCGCTCCATCCACCTTTCCCAGGCCGGCGGCTGCTGCCTCGCCGCGAGGGCCTGCACCGAACGAACTCCGCGATCCCCCACCGCTCTGACCCAGGGCTCCGGTCACAGGCACGGCCACGGCCACTGTACCCCCCGCCCGGAGGAGGAGTGTGGCAGG includes the following:
- the RNF207 gene encoding RING finger protein 207 isoform X5, which codes for MSGAIFTPLEGPGALDGTSGHPLVCPLCHVQYERPCLLDCFHEFCAGCLRGRAADGRLACPLCQHQTVVKGPSGLPPVDRLLQFLVDSSGDGTEVVRCANCDLECGKQAGAPGDAETTYFCNTCGQPLCARCRDETHRARMFARHDIVALGQRSRDVLQKCTLHAEPYVLFSTDKKSLLCIRCFRDMQGESRVHCVDLESAYVQGCERLQQAVLEVKALQTATREAIELLQAMVEEVRRSAAEEEAAIQALFSSMQDKLLERKALLLQAVQSQYEEKDKAFKEQLSHLATLLPTLQVHLVICSSFLSLANKAEFLDLGYELMERLQGIVTRPHRLRPAQSSKIASDHRAEFARCLEPLLLLGPRRAAGAGGGTSTLAGGPGPKVLRGPGCPSPMGKMLGSPVQKPTLHRSISTKVLLAEGEDSPFTEHCRHYEDSYRRLQAEMQNLKDQVQELHRDLTKHHSLIKAEIMGDILHKALQVDAQIASEYASVEGLRAVFQEIWEDSYQRVANEQEIYEAQLHDLLQLKQENAYLTTITKQITPYVRSIAKVKERLEPRHEGSYSQPGIEPLSPALEPWSLNHWTFREVPIVFILPSCLTD
- the RNF207 gene encoding RING finger protein 207 isoform X2, producing MSGAIFTPLEGPGALDGTSGHPLVCPLCHVQYERPCLLDCFHEFCAGCLRGRAADGRLACPLCQHQTVVKGPSGLPPVDRLLQFLVDSSGDGTEVVRCANCDLECGKQDAETTYFCNTCGQPLCARCRDETHRARMFARHDIVALGQRSRDVLQKCTLHAEPYVLFSTDKKSLLCIRCFRDMQGESRVHCVDLESAYVQGCERLQQAVLEVKALQTATREAIELLQAMVEEVRRSAAEEEAAIQALFSSMQDKLLERKALLLQAVQSQYEEKDKAFKEQLSHLATLLPTLQVHLVICSSFLSLANKAEFLDLGYELMERLQGIVTRPHRLRPAQSSKIASDHRAEFARCLEPLLLLGPRRAAGAGGGTSTLAGGPGPKVLRGPGCPSPMGKMLGSPVQKPTLHRSISTKVLLAEGEDSPFTEHCRHYEDSYRRLQAEMQNLKDQVQELHRDLTKHHSLIKAEIMGDILHKALQVDAQIASEYASVEGLRAVFQEIWEDSYQRVANEQEIYEAQLHDLLQLKQENAYLTTITKQITPYVRSIAKVKERLEPRFQVPVDEPSDHPQNMHDDGVNAEAPARSDPVSVTEKKEKNSELRNSRALGSLAEEPPLKNKDTHRPKSKNGGDVSTRRECPA
- the RNF207 gene encoding RING finger protein 207 isoform X8 is translated as MSGAIFTPLEGPGALDGTSGHPLVCPLCHVQYERPCLLDCFHEFCAGCLRGRAADGRLACPLCQHQTVVKGPSGLPPVDRLLQFLVDSSGDGTEVVRCANCDLECGKQAGAPGDAETTYFCNTCGQPLCARCRDETHRARMFARHDIVALGQRSRDVLQKCRGEGPADRHARGHRAAAGDGGGGATQRGRGGGRHPGPLQQHAGQTVREESAAASGRAEVHLVICSSFLSLANKAEFLDLGYELMERLQGIVTRPHRLRPAQSSKIASDHRAEFARCLEPLLLLGPRRAAGAGGGTSTLAGGPGPKVLRGPGCPSPMGKMLGSPVQKPTLHRSISTKVLLAEGEDSPFTEHCRHYEDSYRRLQAEMQNLKDQVQELHRDLTKHHSLIKAEIMGDILHKALQVDAQIASEYASVEGLRAVFQEIWEDSYQRVANEQEIYEAQLHDLLQLKQENAYLTTITKQITPYVRSIAKVKERLEPRFQVPVDEPSDHPQNMHDDGVNAEAPARSDPVSVTEKKEKNSELRNSRALGSLAEEPPLKNKDTHRPKSKNGGDVSTRRECPA
- the RNF207 gene encoding RING finger protein 207 isoform X1, giving the protein MSGAIFTPLEGPGALDGTSGHPLVCPLCHVQYERPCLLDCFHEFCAGCLRGRAADGRLACPLCQHQTVVKGPSGLPPVDRLLQFLVDSSGDGTEVVRCANCDLECGKQAGAPGDAETTYFCNTCGQPLCARCRDETHRARMFARHDIVALGQRSRDVLQKCTLHAEPYVLFSTDKKSLLCIRCFRDMQGESRVHCVDLESAYVQGCERLQQAVLEVKALQTATREAIELLQAMVEEVRRSAAEEEAAIQALFSSMQDKLLERKALLLQAVQSQYEEKDKAFKEQLSHLATLLPTLQVHLVICSSFLSLANKAEFLDLGYELMERLQGIVTRPHRLRPAQSSKIASDHRAEFARCLEPLLLLGPRRAAGAGGGTSTLAGGPGPKVLRGPGCPSPMGKMLGSPVQKPTLHRSISTKVLLAEGEDSPFTEHCRHYEDSYRRLQAEMQNLKDQVQELHRDLTKHHSLIKAEIMGDILHKALQVDAQIASEYASVEGLRAVFQEIWEDSYQRVANEQEIYEAQLHDLLQLKQENAYLTTITKQITPYVRSIAKVKERLEPRFQVPVDEPSDHPQNMHDDGVNAEAPARSDPVSVTEKKEKNSELRNSRALGSLAEEPPLKNKDTHRPKSKNGGDVSTRRECPA
- the RNF207 gene encoding RING finger protein 207 isoform X7, with product MSGAIFTPLEGPGALDGTSGHPLVCPLCHVQYERPCLLDCFHEFCAGCLRGRAADGRLACPLCQHQTVVKGPSGLPPVDRLLQFLVDSSGDGTEVVRCANCDLECGKQAGAPGDAETTYFCNTCGQPLCARCRDETHRARMFARHDIVALGQRSRDVLQKCRGEGPADRHARGHRAAAGDGGGGATQRGRGGGRHPGPLQQHAGQTVREESAAASGRAEYEEKDKAFKEQLSHLATLLPTLQVHLVICSSFLSLANKAEFLDLGYELMERLQGIVTRPHRLRPAQSSKIASDHRAEFARCLEPLLLLGPRRAAGAGGGTSTLAGGPGPKVLRGPGCPSPMGKMLGSPVQKPTLHRSISTKVLLAEGEDSPFTEHCRHYEDSYRRLQAEMQNLKDQVQELHRDLTKHHSLIKAEIMGDILHKALQVDAQIASEYASVEGLRAVFQEIWEDSYQRVANEQEIYEAQLHDLLQLKQENAYLTTITKQITPYVRSIAKVKERLEPRFQVPVDEPSDHPQNMHDDGVNAEAPARSDPVSVTEKKEKNSELRNSRALGSLAEEPPLKNKDTHRPKSKNGGDVSTRRECPA
- the RNF207 gene encoding RING finger protein 207 isoform X6 — protein: MSGAIFTPLEGPGALDGTSGHPLVCPLCHVQYERPCLLDCFHEFCAGCLRGRAADGRLACPLCQHQTVVKGPSGLPPVDRLLQFLVDSSGDGTEVVRCANCDLECGKQAGAPGDAETTYFCNTCGQPLCARCRDETHRARMFARHDIVALGQRSRDVLQKCTLHAEPYVLFSTDKKSLLCIRCFRDMQGESRVHCVDLESAYVQGCERLQQAVLEVKALQTATREAIELLQAMVEEVRRSAAEEEAAIQALFSSMQVHLVICSSFLSLANKAEFLDLGYELMERLQGIVTRPHRLRPAQSSKIASDHRAEFARCLEPLLLLGPRRAAGAGGGTSTLAGGPGPKVLRGPGCPSPMGKMLGSPVQKPTLHRSISTKVLLAEGEDSPFTEHCRHYEDSYRRLQAEMQNLKDQVQELHRDLTKHHSLIKAEIMGDILHKALQVDAQIASEYASVEGLRAVFQEIWEDSYQRVANEQEIYEAQLHDLLQLKQENAYLTTITKQITPYVRSIAKVKERLEPRFQVPVDEPSDHPQNMHDDGVNAEAPARSDPVSVTEKKEKNSELRNSRALGSLAEEPPLKNKDTHRPKSKNGGDVSTRRECPA
- the RNF207 gene encoding RING finger protein 207 isoform X10, which codes for MAPRWCAAPTATWSAASRTRRPHTSATLAGSRCARAAATRRTGHACSRATTSWPWASAAATCSRSAGEPRPLCGPRVSLRPGLRAAAAGGAGGEGPADRHARGHRAAAGDGGGGATQRGRGGGRHPGPLQQHAGQTVREESAAASGRAEYEEKDKAFKEQLSHLATLLPTLQVHLVICSSFLSLANKAEFLDLGYELMERLQGIVTRPHRLRPAQSSKIASDHRAEFARCLEPLLLLGPRRAAGAGGGTSTLAGGPGPKVLRGPGCPSPMGKMLGSPVQKPTLHRSISTKVLLAEGEDSPFTEHCRHYEDSYRRLQAEMQNLKDQVQELHRDLTKHHSLIKAEIMGDILHKALQVDAQIASEYASVEGLRAVFQEIWEDSYQRVANEQEIYEAQLHDLLQLKQENAYLTTITKQITPYVRSIAKVKERLEPRFQVPVDEPSDHPQNMHDDGVNAEAPARSDPVSVTEKKEKNSELRNSRALGSLAEEPPLKNKDTHRPKSKNGGDVSTRRECPA